The DNA segment AGCACCAGGTGGAGCCATCATAGGCGCATACCCTGCCAACCCCAAGAGAAATATTGAATATATGACGTCCTTAAGGACCAAGGAAAGAGTTCATATCTTCCAAATGGATCAAACATGGTTGCATGAAGATACAAACATTAACCACAAATATGGAAGGGACTACTATCAAAATTCTGTTGCGTGTGATTATTTAGAAAATATGCAAGACGTAACTATATGCTGAACAATTATGCTACCAGTATCAGATAAATGAAAACTGTTTGAACTATATGAAGGATAGGAGGCACATAAGAAGCCAAAATGGTGCGAAGTAAAAGAGTCTACAAGCAAATTTGCATACCAATGGATCAATGAATGAAAATACATGAGGTcccaattaaaaaatattgatgttCCGACTTACCTGGAGCTCCAGGAACTGGTCTGGGCAAAACAGGAGGCCTAATCCCTGGGAGTAGTGGTGAACTTCCAGGTAACTGTGGCATCATGGGTGTAGGGAGAACAGGAAGTCGAGGCCTCTGACCCATTAGATGCTGATTAAAAGCAGCACCAACCTGCTGAAATGCTGCAGCTTGCCCAAGATGTTCTTTAATCCTCTGGTCGATCAAGCTTTGTGTCTGTTGTTCCTCAAATTGCTGATAGTATGTCCGAACATTTGCCTAGATTTATTTAACTAGTCAGCATGATAGTatcatggagagagagagagagagagagagagagagagagagagagagagagattaaacaTACCTTATGCTTGTAACCTGCATTGTGCTGCTTTCTTACAGATGGCTGAAATTTGAGAACGACGCTgtcagaaatatatatatatatatataaaataaataaaattcaacacCACACTTTCAAGGAGCAGCAAGTATTATGACAAACATAAGACTGCACATAGAAAATTTCAAACTTCACGACATAGATGCTGGTATATCATCCAGATTTTCAGACAGGCCAATGTTCTTGCATTCCTAGTCTTTTGAAAAAAAGGGTTCAGCTGCATAACAAATAGTTACTCCCTTAA comes from the Carya illinoinensis cultivar Pawnee chromosome 8, C.illinoinensisPawnee_v1, whole genome shotgun sequence genome and includes:
- the LOC122318491 gene encoding U1 small nuclear ribonucleoprotein C-like, translating into MPRYYCDYCDTYLTHDSPSVRKQHNAGYKHKANVRTYYQQFEEQQTQSLIDQRIKEHLGQAAAFQQVGAAFNQHLMGQRPRLPVLPTPMMPQLPGSSPLLPGIRPPVLPRPVPGAPGYAPMMAPPGAPSLPGQLNAIPRPPVSATTVPGSTAATASNGAPPMATLPFYQANPVVSTSGGYDSLNSNAQAPEANH